The following proteins come from a genomic window of Sardina pilchardus chromosome 1, fSarPil1.1, whole genome shotgun sequence:
- the nanos3 gene encoding nanos homolog 3 has product MFLFSPLSACCLDLLPRQPGDCAKNMVCVSIISDKSNFGRMDTDKSEFQPWRDYMGLAEAVRAICLRDSSPEKKMTAGEFFPRPEERKGNKPSTVPGRYRYSKAPGDRPAMIRGCCKSAPVMQACKDSPPRRPLASPPRFANKVSPRTPRSKERKKPPHSPASSEASSPPQMFCSFCKHNGEGEAIFTSHWLKDQCGDVVCPFLRSYVCPTCGATGTRAHTKRFCPLVESTYSSVYTK; this is encoded by the coding sequence atgtttcttttttctcccctctccgcGTGCTGCCTCGACCTGTTGCCCAGACAGCCTGGCGACTGTGCAAAAAACATGGTGTGTGTCAGTATTATCAGCGACAAGTCCAACTTCGGACGCATGGATACAGACAAATCGGAGTTTCAGCCATGGCGAGACTACATGGGCTTGGCCGAAGCTGTGCGAGCTATCTGTCTGAGGGATTCTTCGCCCGAAAAGAAGATGACGGCTGGCGAATTCTTTCCGAGaccggaggagaggaaaggtaaTAAGCCTTCCACAGTGCCCGGGCGCTATCGATATAGCAAAGCGCCTGGAGACAGGCCCGCAATGATCAGGGGCTGCTGCAAATCCGCTCCAGTGATGCAAGCGTGCAAGGACTCCCCGCCGAGGCGACCCTTGGCATCCCCGCCACGCTTCGCCAACAAGGTCTCGCCCCGAACGCCCAGGTCCAAGGAGCGAAAGAAGCCGCCGCACTCTCCGGCGTCTTCCGAGGCCTCCTCTCCGCCACAGATGTTCTGCAGCTTCTGCAAGCACAACGGAGAGGGGGAGGCCATCTTCACCTCGCACTGGCTGAAGGACCAGTGCGGGGACGTGGTGTGTCCGTTCCTTCGCAGCTACGTGTGTCCGACGTGCGGCGCGACAGGCACCAGGGCGCACACCAAGCGCTTCTGTCCCCTGGTCGAGAGCACCTACAGCTCCGTGTATACAAAGTAA
- the si:ch211-286b5.4 gene encoding afadin- and alpha-actinin-binding protein, translating into MAHRQVRRLPMTRRVPQDASELPSVCPQTSPPINEASQSALMSSHRDRTATLREQLVERDQHVARLQDALKREREKCGRLQSRCGQQVAELRRRELQNNRLKERLLTDKQKDKGPAMEMLNALPKSLAKKDHASRGTRSEGRKEEEALRLILERREAELREAMKLRHAITTLLHTLRTDMEQTLHVLLSDQQEEPDSQRLVQSEVVLGDHVTGGVVKEWVRVQKVLQEMHAQGGCTGATDQEKQIVQLERELEGSQQLVRLQQQLLQDSVTAALPAPLVDSYHLEEWERLQEQRVELDRQRRSFERERQAFTDAAIRLGHERCQFDQQKASLVRQQYLFNSPPVKLSAHHSRRVSPAIKISLADDALPNSPDSLCLATPSSTASDQSPGSPGHQEVTTPSTPELYSALRLPYPRRSVGTPSPTECWRGGGGTERAHRAPRRRDHDYSF; encoded by the exons ATGGCTCACAGACAGGTGCGAAGACTTCCTATGACACGCAGAGTGCCACAGGATGCTtcag AGCTGCCCAGTGTGTGTCCCCAGACCAGTCCTCCGATCAACGAGGCGTCCCAGAGCGCCCTCATGTCCTCTCACAGAGACCGCACGGCCACGCTCAGg GAGCAGCTTGTGGAGAGGGACCAGCACGTCGCCCGGCTCCAGGATGCtctgaagagggagagggagaag TGTGGGCGGCTGCAGTCTCGGTGTGGCCAGCAGGTGGCAGAGCTGAGGCGCAGGGAGTTGCAGAACAACAGGCTGAAGGAGAGACtcctcacagacaaacaaaaagacaagGGACCCG CCATGGAGATGCTCAACGCCCTGCCCAAGTCTCTAGCCAAGAAAGACCATGCTTCCAGGGGCACACGCTCTGAAGGAAG aaaggaggaggaggctctGCGTTTGATCCTGGAGAGAAGGGAGGCGGAGCTAAGGGAAGCCATGAAGCTTCGGCACGCCATCACCACGCTACTGCACACGCTCAGAACAGACATGGAACAG ACCCTCCATGTCCTCTTGAGTGACCAGCAGGAGGAGCCAGACAGTCAGAGGCTCGTCCAATCAGAAGTGGTGCTGGGCGATCACGTGACTGGGGGCGTGGTCAAAGAGTGGGTCAGGGTCCAGAAGGTTCTTCAAGAGATGCATGCGCAAG gTGGCTGCACGGGGGCCACAGACCAGGAGAAGCAGATCGTTCAGCTGGAGAGAGAACTGGAGGGGAGTCAGCAGCTGGTCAGACTGCAGCAGCAACTACTGCAG gacAGCGTGACTGCTGCTCTCCCCGCCCCCCTGGTAGACTCCTATCACCTGGAGGAGTGGGAGCGGCTTCAGGAGCAGAGGGTGGAGCTTGACAGGCAGAGGCGGAGCTtcgagagggagaggcaggcctTCACCGACGCTGCTATCCGATTGGGCCATGAG cggTGTCAGTTTGATCAGCAGAAGGCGTCGCTGGTGCGGCAGCAGTACCTGTTCAACTCTCCCCCCGTGAAGCTCTCTGCCCACCACAGCAGGAGGGTCAGCCCTGCCATCA AGATCTCTCTTGCGGACGATGCGCTGCCCAACTCCCCAGACTCGCTCTGCCTggccaccccctcctccacggCCTCCGACCAAAGCCCAGGGTCACCAGGTCATCAAGAGGTCACGACCCCCAGCACCCCTGAGCTCTACTCCGCCCTCAGGCTACCCTATCCCCGCAG gtccGTGGGTACTCCCTCGCCCACTGAGTGCTGGCGTGGAggagggggaacagagagagccCATCGCGCTCCCCGCAGACGAGACCACGACTACTCCTTTTAA